Proteins encoded within one genomic window of Oryza glaberrima chromosome 12, OglaRS2, whole genome shotgun sequence:
- the LOC127756232 gene encoding late embryogenesis abundant protein D-34-like gives MSDAQAQPIRPGDVYPPSAADHHQARRERDKAVAADQGGGGGDLRVTEADLPAAGKRVVTATAGGQVMAQFTVPVPSAEEETTDAVTIGEALLAAGSDDNEPVGLADAAAVQAAEMRATGLAGVVPGGVAAAAQQAAEANMRRRPDGDDGENKATTTTLMKDVVGGAAEALPADKVATREDADRVAAAAARNAARRGGGGGKGVAEAVAAAAEMNEGRMV, from the coding sequence ATGAGCGACGCCCAAGCGCAGCCCATCCGCCCCGGCGACGTCTacccgccctccgccgccgaccaccaccaGGCTCGCCGCGAACGCGACAAGGCTGTCGCCGCCGaccaaggtggcggcggcggcgacctccgtgTCACCGAGGccgacctccccgccgccggcaagcgcgtcgtcaccgccaccgccggcgggcAGGTGATGGCGCAGTTCACCGTGCCTGTGCCGAGCGCGGAGGAGGAAACCACCGACGCGGTCACCATCGGCGAGGCGCTACTGGCGGCGGGATCCGACGACAACGAGCccgtcggcctcgccgacgccgcggcggtgcAGGCCGCCGAGATGCGCGCCACGGGGCTGGCCGgcgtcgtccccggcggcgtcgcggccgcggcgcagCAGGCCGCCGAGGCGAACATGAGGCGCCGCCCCGACGGTGACGACGGGGAGAACAAGGCCACCACGACGACGCTGATGAAGGACGtggtgggcggcgccgcggaggcGCTCCCGGCGGACAAGGTGGCCACCAGGGAGGACGCCGACAgagtggcggccgccgcggcgcggaaCGCGGccaggcgcggcggcggcggcgggaagggcgtggcggaggcggtggcggcggcggcggagatgaacGAGGGGAGGATGGTTTAA